A portion of the Deinococcus apachensis DSM 19763 genome contains these proteins:
- a CDS encoding alanyl-tRNA editing protein gives MTLALYHQSPTLLTFTATVLDVRDGAVALDATAFYPEGGGQNGDAGVLRWPGGEAQVLDTRKDKPSGVVWHEVEGTSPPVGTPVTGEVDAARRWRHMARHSAEHLLAQAFLRVNPAFRVAAVSMRNAESTLDLEGDPAEADVEAAETLLRETLARGDLTLETPTVPEADLHLYPLRRETKVRGDVRLVIFREADGTPFDVSACGGTHVPRAGQVAPVVVLRTERIRSGLTRIVFMAGEEAAAFLTGVYREARALAQGFSVPVPALPQRVTALVAERDALKVEAAALRERLAVALADAAPLEEVSGVPLRWLTLDDAALLPAALAATPAGEVRGAIAPGGRCGIGSGRVDVPAGNLLGAALKVTGGKGGGRPALAQGTTERPGEFRQAVRSLLADALQPG, from the coding sequence ATGACCCTCGCCCTGTACCATCAGTCGCCGACCCTCCTCACCTTCACCGCCACGGTCCTGGACGTGCGTGACGGCGCTGTGGCCCTCGACGCCACGGCCTTTTACCCCGAGGGCGGCGGGCAGAACGGGGACGCGGGCGTGCTGCGTTGGCCGGGCGGCGAGGCCCAGGTCCTCGATACCCGCAAGGACAAGCCGAGCGGTGTGGTCTGGCACGAGGTGGAGGGGACATCGCCCCCGGTCGGCACACCAGTGACGGGCGAGGTGGACGCGGCGCGGCGCTGGCGGCACATGGCGCGGCACTCCGCGGAGCATCTGCTCGCCCAGGCTTTCCTCCGCGTCAACCCCGCCTTCCGGGTGGCGGCGGTCAGCATGCGGAATGCCGAGAGCACCCTCGATCTGGAGGGTGACCCGGCTGAGGCCGACGTGGAAGCCGCCGAGACGCTGCTGCGGGAGACGTTGGCCCGCGGCGACCTCACGCTGGAGACGCCCACCGTCCCCGAGGCGGACCTCCACCTCTACCCCCTGCGGCGGGAGACCAAGGTGCGCGGCGACGTGCGGCTGGTGATCTTTCGCGAGGCGGACGGCACCCCCTTCGACGTGAGCGCCTGCGGCGGCACCCATGTCCCCCGGGCGGGCCAGGTCGCCCCGGTCGTCGTGCTGCGGACCGAGCGCATCCGGTCGGGCCTGACCCGAATCGTGTTCATGGCGGGCGAGGAGGCCGCCGCCTTCCTCACGGGCGTGTACCGGGAGGCCCGCGCTCTGGCCCAGGGCTTCAGCGTGCCGGTTCCCGCCCTCCCTCAGCGGGTCACGGCGTTGGTGGCGGAACGGGACGCCCTCAAGGTCGAGGCAGCGGCCCTGCGCGAGCGGCTGGCCGTGGCCCTCGCGGATGCGGCGCCGCTGGAAGAGGTCTCTGGGGTCCCGCTGCGCTGGCTCACCCTGGACGACGCGGCGCTCCTGCCTGCCGCTCTGGCCGCCACCCCGGCGGGGGAGGTGCGGGGCGCAATCGCCCCGGGCGGACGCTGCGGCATCGGCAGCGGGCGGGTGGATGTGCCCGCCGGGAACCTGCTGGGAGCTGCGCTGAAGGTCACGGGCGGCAAAGGGGGTGGCCGCCCCGCGCTCGCCCAGGGAACGACCGAACGTCCCGGGGAATTCAGGCAGGCTGTTCGCAGCCTGCTGGCGGATGCCTTACAACCCGGTTAA
- a CDS encoding bifunctional metallophosphatase/5'-nucleotidase encodes MKKNLMLVGAALSLSSCSSLLSPDQPDVTVTVIGVNDFHGNLLPTGFSGVKIPDPADPTKQINLPAGGIEAIGGVLAQARRDNPNTVFVGVGDMTGASPLISALLRDEPTIDALTQLGMQVNVVGNHEFDNGIQELLRFQKGGCDSNAPERACKYENTFPGAGYTYIASNVIDEKTGQRVFPAYKIVNVGPARIAFVGAVLKDTPTVVTPSGVAGLRFEDEVASINSVIPQIKRGGADAIIALVHQGGASKDGFDITDCKTLTGDIVNIAKGLDPAISVVMTGHTHRGYNCLVPDPSGKERVVIQGDAYGHLLQRLDLKISLQKDQVLSVKAQNVVVDAKNGPKDPAMTAIVQKAKALTDPVAQQTIATLGAEQITRAQNAAGESALGDVIADSQLAATRAPEKGGAVIAFMNPGGIRADLPVNLPNPQRKVTYGDAFTVQPFGNILTVITLTGAQIKAVLEQQFGNPSATDNRILQVSEGFTYTWDNSKPKGEKVSNIALNGQPLDPAASYRVTVNNFLADGGDNFTAFTQGTNRLGGDVDLDAFVAYLKSKTVTPGPKNRITRLN; translated from the coding sequence ATGAAAAAGAACCTGATGCTGGTGGGCGCCGCGCTCAGCCTGAGCAGTTGCTCCTCCTTGCTGAGCCCGGACCAGCCCGACGTGACGGTGACCGTCATCGGCGTGAACGACTTTCACGGCAACCTGCTGCCCACTGGCTTCTCTGGTGTCAAGATCCCCGATCCCGCCGACCCCACCAAGCAGATCAACCTGCCCGCGGGCGGTATCGAGGCCATCGGCGGCGTCCTCGCCCAGGCCCGCAGGGACAACCCCAACACGGTCTTCGTGGGCGTGGGCGACATGACGGGGGCCAGCCCCCTCATCAGCGCCCTGCTGCGCGATGAGCCCACCATTGACGCCCTGACCCAGCTCGGCATGCAGGTCAACGTGGTCGGCAACCACGAGTTCGACAACGGCATCCAGGAACTCCTGCGCTTCCAGAAGGGCGGCTGCGACAGCAACGCGCCCGAGCGGGCCTGCAAGTACGAGAACACCTTCCCCGGCGCTGGATACACCTACATCGCGTCGAATGTCATCGACGAGAAGACCGGCCAGCGCGTCTTTCCCGCCTACAAGATCGTGAACGTCGGCCCGGCGCGCATCGCCTTTGTGGGCGCGGTCCTCAAGGACACCCCAACCGTCGTGACCCCCTCGGGCGTGGCGGGCCTGCGCTTCGAGGACGAGGTGGCGTCCATCAACTCGGTCATCCCGCAGATCAAGCGCGGCGGGGCCGACGCGATCATCGCACTCGTCCACCAGGGCGGCGCGAGCAAGGATGGCTTCGACATCACCGACTGCAAGACCCTGACGGGGGACATCGTGAACATCGCCAAGGGGCTCGACCCGGCGATCAGCGTCGTGATGACCGGCCACACGCATAGGGGCTACAACTGCCTCGTGCCCGACCCCAGCGGCAAGGAGCGCGTGGTCATCCAGGGCGACGCCTACGGCCACCTGCTCCAGCGCCTCGACCTCAAGATCAGCCTTCAGAAGGACCAGGTGCTGTCCGTCAAGGCCCAGAACGTCGTTGTCGATGCCAAGAATGGACCCAAGGACCCGGCCATGACCGCCATCGTCCAGAAGGCCAAGGCCCTCACCGACCCGGTGGCGCAGCAGACCATCGCCACCCTGGGCGCCGAGCAGATCACCCGCGCGCAGAACGCGGCGGGCGAGAGTGCCCTGGGCGACGTGATCGCCGACTCGCAGCTCGCGGCCACCCGCGCCCCCGAGAAGGGCGGCGCCGTGATCGCCTTCATGAACCCCGGTGGCATCCGCGCCGACCTGCCCGTGAACCTGCCCAATCCGCAGCGTAAGGTGACCTACGGGGACGCCTTCACCGTGCAGCCCTTCGGCAACATCCTGACGGTGATCACCCTGACAGGCGCGCAGATCAAGGCGGTGCTGGAGCAGCAGTTCGGCAACCCGTCGGCGACCGACAACCGCATCCTCCAGGTCAGCGAGGGTTTTACCTACACCTGGGACAACAGCAAGCCCAAGGGGGAGAAGGTCAGCAACATCGCCCTGAACGGCCAGCCCCTCGATCCCGCCGCCTCTTACCGCGTCACGGTGAACAACTTCCTGGCCGATGGTGGCGACAACTTCACGGCGTTCACGCAGGGCACGAACCGCCTGGGCGGTGACGTGGACCTCGACGCGTTCGTGGCCTACCTGAAGTCGAAGACGGTCACGCCGGGGCCGAAAAATCGCATCACCCGCCTGAACTGA
- a CDS encoding DUF1622 domain-containing protein gives MEGNLGGFFTQFEAVVGLITRYLATGVEGASGIIVGLAVIEAVWRSLALFFVQHERPESLKEAIRLRLGRWLSVVLEFLLAADILRTAVAPNWNDIGKLAAIAAIRTALNYFLGREVRETEQQTADARITHPIRQEQGQQ, from the coding sequence ATGGAAGGCAATCTGGGGGGCTTTTTCACGCAGTTCGAGGCGGTGGTGGGCCTCATCACGCGGTATCTGGCGACGGGGGTGGAGGGAGCCTCCGGCATCATCGTGGGGCTCGCGGTGATCGAGGCGGTGTGGCGCTCGTTGGCCCTGTTCTTCGTGCAGCACGAACGCCCCGAGTCGCTGAAAGAGGCCATCCGGCTCCGCCTGGGCCGCTGGCTCTCGGTCGTGCTGGAATTCCTGCTGGCCGCCGACATCCTGCGGACGGCCGTGGCGCCGAACTGGAACGACATCGGCAAGCTGGCAGCCATCGCGGCCATCCGAACGGCGCTGAACTACTTCCTGGGCCGGGAGGTGCGCGAGACCGAGCAGCAGACCGCCGACGCCAGGATCACCCACCCCATCCGCCAGGAACAGGGCCAGCAGTAG
- a CDS encoding DUF1622 domain-containing protein produces MLPLLRLLVELVTNLVLFGYIVAALLTLIRGGGIPRARLLVVDGILFALNLKVVATLLRTMEITTWNQIGLFAAVFVLRAVLKRVTTWERRELRQGHG; encoded by the coding sequence GTGCTCCCCCTGCTGCGTCTGCTCGTGGAACTGGTCACCAACCTGGTCCTCTTCGGGTATATCGTCGCCGCGCTGCTGACCCTAATTCGGGGAGGGGGTATACCCCGCGCCCGGCTCCTCGTTGTGGACGGCATCCTGTTCGCGCTGAACCTCAAGGTCGTGGCCACCCTGCTGCGGACGATGGAGATCACCACCTGGAACCAGATCGGCCTGTTCGCCGCCGTGTTCGTGCTGAGAGCCGTCCTCAAGCGCGTCACGACCTGGGAGCGCCGGGAATTGCGGCAGGGCCACGGCTGA
- a CDS encoding glycosyltransferase family 1 protein, with translation MNVIGQVTVLPQLPEATSRLSELAYNLYWSWTPHAQALYRDLDPEIWERFQHNPVRVLLEVSQDRLEQAAADPDYLGRYKQVLADFDAYMGKKDTWASKNASALGPVAYFSMEYGFHESLPIYSGGLGVLAGDHCKSASDLGLPFTAVGMLFHQGYFRQLFNKDGWQEEAYDELDLTTLPIKPALTAGGEEARVSVQIGNREVHVRVWDLRVGRIRVLLLDANVPENSEEDRKLTARLYGGNQELRVQQYVLLGVAGIRALRALNVSAQVYHMNEGHAALLGLERIRELVETGLDFRTATETVASSTLFTTHTPVPAGNDAFAYDLMDRYLGRWPALLHASREELYALARHDQFWDGHWVPTFSMTVFALNMSRAANGVSELHGKVSRDMWKFLYEGAEAGEVPIGHVTNGAHNLTFTSQPMRDLLGTVLPGDWTERLEDEEMWKAVEELSDAQLADVQLDMKREMIEFVRRRLREQLTRNGASAAEVAATDGVLSENALTIGFARRFATYKRATLLFRDKARLSRIVNDPQRPVQFVFAGKAHPADNPGKAFIQEIYRVSQEPEFRGKIVILENYDMNVARHLVQGVDIWLNNPRRPLEASGTSGMKASFNGSPNFSILDGWWREGYDGTNGWPIGEEREYADLNTQDDADAFSMYSTLETQIVPLYYAPPQPDAEGRSGWRQVVRRAIETVSPRFSMQRQVIDYVNQYYLPLTERGAALAKDGSQRAREIAGWKSWVRQQWPHTSLQASAHLPATARPGERVEVQATVNPAGIKPEELRVEAVLKRGDQFTRVPLAPRGNGHYSAQVPLEDSGLYSVGVRMLPEIEGLSNDLEAGLIKWA, from the coding sequence ATGAACGTCATCGGCCAGGTCACCGTGCTCCCCCAGCTTCCCGAGGCTACCTCGCGGCTGTCCGAACTCGCCTACAACCTCTACTGGTCGTGGACGCCGCACGCCCAAGCGCTGTACCGGGACCTCGATCCCGAAATTTGGGAGCGCTTCCAGCACAACCCGGTGCGCGTGCTGCTGGAGGTGTCGCAGGACCGCCTGGAGCAGGCAGCGGCCGATCCCGATTACCTGGGGCGCTACAAGCAGGTGTTGGCCGATTTCGACGCCTACATGGGGAAGAAGGACACCTGGGCGAGCAAGAATGCTTCCGCCCTCGGTCCCGTCGCCTACTTCAGCATGGAGTACGGCTTCCACGAATCGCTGCCGATCTACAGCGGTGGCCTGGGCGTGCTGGCGGGCGACCACTGCAAGAGTGCGTCCGACCTGGGCCTGCCCTTCACGGCGGTCGGGATGCTGTTCCACCAGGGCTACTTCCGCCAGCTCTTCAACAAGGACGGCTGGCAGGAGGAGGCCTATGACGAACTCGACCTGACCACGTTGCCGATCAAGCCCGCGCTGACCGCCGGGGGCGAGGAGGCCCGGGTAAGCGTGCAGATCGGGAACCGCGAGGTCCACGTGCGGGTGTGGGACCTGCGTGTGGGCCGCATCCGGGTCCTCCTCCTCGACGCCAACGTACCTGAGAATTCCGAAGAGGACCGTAAACTCACCGCGCGGCTGTACGGTGGCAACCAGGAACTTCGCGTGCAGCAGTACGTGCTGCTGGGGGTGGCGGGCATCCGGGCGCTGCGCGCGCTGAACGTCTCCGCGCAGGTCTACCACATGAACGAGGGCCACGCCGCCCTGCTCGGCCTGGAGCGTATCCGCGAACTCGTGGAGACGGGGCTCGACTTCCGCACCGCCACCGAGACGGTCGCCAGCTCCACCCTGTTCACCACCCACACGCCCGTGCCCGCCGGGAACGACGCCTTCGCGTACGACCTGATGGACCGTTACCTGGGCCGCTGGCCTGCCCTGCTGCACGCCTCGCGCGAGGAGCTGTATGCTCTCGCCCGTCACGACCAGTTCTGGGACGGCCACTGGGTCCCCACCTTCTCCATGACCGTGTTCGCCCTGAACATGAGCCGCGCGGCGAACGGCGTCTCGGAGCTCCACGGCAAGGTCAGCCGTGACATGTGGAAGTTCCTGTACGAGGGCGCCGAGGCGGGGGAGGTGCCCATCGGCCACGTCACGAACGGGGCGCACAACCTCACCTTCACCTCGCAGCCCATGCGCGATCTGCTGGGCACGGTCCTGCCCGGGGACTGGACCGAGCGGCTGGAGGACGAGGAGATGTGGAAGGCCGTCGAGGAACTTTCCGACGCCCAACTCGCGGACGTGCAGCTCGACATGAAGCGCGAGATGATCGAGTTCGTGCGCCGCCGACTGCGCGAGCAACTGACCCGCAACGGGGCGAGCGCCGCCGAAGTGGCGGCCACCGACGGCGTGCTCTCCGAGAACGCGCTGACCATCGGCTTCGCCCGCCGCTTCGCCACCTACAAGCGCGCGACCCTGCTCTTCCGCGACAAGGCCCGCCTCAGCCGCATCGTGAATGACCCGCAGCGCCCCGTGCAGTTCGTGTTCGCGGGCAAGGCGCACCCCGCCGACAATCCCGGCAAGGCCTTTATCCAGGAGATCTACCGCGTTAGCCAGGAACCCGAGTTCCGCGGCAAGATCGTGATTCTAGAGAACTACGACATGAACGTGGCCCGCCACCTCGTTCAGGGCGTGGATATCTGGCTGAACAACCCCCGCCGCCCTCTGGAGGCCTCCGGCACGAGCGGCATGAAGGCCAGCTTCAACGGCTCACCCAACTTCAGCATCCTTGACGGCTGGTGGCGTGAGGGGTATGACGGCACGAACGGCTGGCCCATCGGCGAGGAGCGTGAGTACGCCGACCTGAACACGCAGGATGACGCGGACGCCTTCAGCATGTACTCGACTCTCGAAACCCAGATCGTGCCCCTGTACTACGCCCCGCCCCAGCCCGACGCCGAGGGCCGTAGCGGCTGGCGGCAGGTCGTGCGCCGGGCCATCGAGACCGTCAGCCCACGCTTCTCCATGCAGCGTCAGGTCATTGATTATGTCAATCAGTACTACCTGCCCCTGACCGAGCGCGGCGCAGCCCTGGCGAAGGACGGCAGTCAGCGCGCCCGGGAGATCGCGGGCTGGAAGAGCTGGGTGCGCCAGCAGTGGCCCCACACCAGCCTCCAGGCCAGCGCCCACCTGCCCGCCACTGCCCGCCCCGGCGAACGCGTCGAGGTGCAGGCGACCGTGAACCCGGCAGGCATCAAGCCCGAGGAATTGCGCGTCGAGGCGGTGCTGAAGCGCGGTGACCAGTTCACCCGCGTGCCCCTCGCCCCCCGGGGGAACGGCCACTACAGCGCCCAGGTCCCTCTGGAGGACAGCGGCCTGTACTCGGTGGGTGTGCGGATGCTCCCCGAGATCGAGGGCCTGAGCAACGACCTGGAGGCGGGCCTGATCAAGTGGGCA